In Mercurialis annua linkage group LG5, ddMerAnnu1.2, whole genome shotgun sequence, a single genomic region encodes these proteins:
- the LOC126679841 gene encoding putative fasciclin-like arabinogalactan protein 20, whose translation MATKSLIFLTLISLFHLSTSTSAPTNTVLDDAVIILSDSGFNSMALTLEFGARTIVPPPLPDSLTIFCPSDAVFTYSGQPSLNLLRFHLSPFSISFNSLKSLPYGSKIPSFWANHSLVVTSNSNTVDEVEVNGVKINGFSAYDDGSLVIFGIDKFLDPNFQILPSITPPSPPPPSSPPPPLSSPPYHHILNCSNLDIDDDGHIDSKHSLQEASEALRSRGYFLMASFLDLQLTSEFRDDIRLTILAPTDESLKGILGSNISEFKSIFLRHFLVCKVPLADLGRVGARFHTFLDGFMVNVKTDEGNNVTVNGVEVKDSEIYENDWLVVLGLDGSLFAEEIPQENPDVPSDGPRTNCAYAFNDCRFCTIFCSLVILILINFDNVMGWMLCVILVVYSRCATTTDMPDDKSSKK comes from the coding sequence ATGGCGACCAAATCCCTAATCTTCTTAACCCTAATTTCCCTCTTCCATCTCTCCACCTCCACCTCCGCCCCCACAAACACCGTTCTTGACGACGCCGTCATCATCCTCTCCGATTCCGGCTTCAACTCTATGGCGCTCACTCTCGAATTCGGCGCAAGAACCATAGTGCCGCCACCCTTGCCTGATTCCCTCACAATCTTTTGCCCCTCCGACGCCGTTTTCACTTACTCCGGCCAACCCTCTCTTAATCTTCTCCGGTTCCACTTATCTCCGTTCTCCATTTCTTTCAACTCACTCAAATCTTTACCCTACGGTTCCAAGATTCCATCGTTTTGGGCTAATCACTCGCTCGTCGTCACTTCCAACAGTAACACCGTAGACGAAGTTGAAGTTAACGGCGTCAAAATTAACGGGTTTTCCGCTTATGATGACGGGTCGTTGGTCATTTTCGGAATTGACAAGTTTCTTGATCCGAATTTTCAGATTCTTCCCTCTATTACACCACCGTCGCCTCCTCCGCCGTCATCTCCACCGCCGCCTTTATCATCACCGCCTTATCATCATATTCTCAACTGTTCTAATCTTGATATAGACGACGACGGTCATATTGATAGCAAACACTCATTGCAAGAAGCGAGTGAAGCTTTGAGGTCAAGAGGGTACTTTTTGATGGCTTCATTTCTTGATTTGCAGTTGACTTCAGAGTTTAGAGATGACATAAGGTTGACTATTCTTGCTCCGACTGATGAATCTTTAAAGGGTATTCTTGGTAGTAATATCAGTGAGTTTAAGTCAATTTTTCTTAGACATTTCTTGGTCTGCAAAGTTCCGTTGGCCGATCTCGGTCGAGTCGGGGCACGGTTTCATACGTTCTTGGATGGATTCATGGTTAATGTCAAGACTGATGAGGGTAATAATGTGACTGTGAATGGAGTTGAGGTTAAAGATTCTGAGATTTATGAAAATGATTGGCTTGTTGTTCTTGGGCTTGATGGGAGTTTGTTTGCTGAAGAGATTCCTCAAGAAAATCCAGATGTTCCATCTGATGGTCCAAGAACTAATTGTGCTTATGCTTTTAATGATTGCCGATTCTGCACAATCTTCTGCTCTCTGGTAATCCTCATTTTGATCAACTTTGATAATGTTATGGGCTGGATGTTATGTGTTATCCTGGTTGTTTATTCTCGTTGCGCGACTACGACGGACATGCCTGACGATAAATCTTCTAAGAAATGA
- the LOC126682506 gene encoding beta-glucuronosyltransferase GlcAT14A, producing the protein MGAEKRWLFTLFSAAFLSLLFLLFYSISAISSPKSFPSVVHHGTHYPPAFAYYISGGRGDGDRILRLLLAVYHPRNHYLLHLSADASDEERVRLVGALNAVPAIRSFANVDVIGKPSRLVYMGSSHLAATLRAAAILLKVQSGWNWFVELSALDYPLLTQDDLSHVFSSITRDLNFIDHTSDLGWKESQRFQPIVVDPGIYLARRSQIFYATEKRGIPEGFKVFTGSRWIILSRSFLEFCILGWDNLPRMLLMYFNNVILSEEAYFHSVICNAPEFKNSTLNSDLRYMVWDNPPKMDPHFLNISDYDQMAQSGAAFARQFKSNDPILDMIDEKILKRGFNRAAPGAWCTGRRSWWMDPCSQWGDVNVVKPGPQAKKFEETIRDLLDEWNSQMNQCK; encoded by the exons ATGGGAGCAGAGAAAAGATGGCTTTTTACTCTATTCTCTGCAGCATTTTTATCtcttttatttctattattttacTCAATTTCTGCTATTAGTTCTCCAAAATCTTTCCCTTCTGTAGTTCATCATGGAACTCATTATCCTCCAGCTTTTGCATACTATATCTCCGGTGGCCGCGGCGATGGGGACCGGATCCTTAGGCTTTTGCTGGCTGTGTATCACCCTAGGAACCATTATTTGTTGCATTTGAGTGCTGATGCATCAGATGAGGAGAGGGTGAGGCTTGTTGGGGCTTTGAATGCAGTGCCTGCTATCAGGTCTTTTGCTAATGTTGATGTCATTGGGAAGCCTAGTCGGCTTGTTTATATGGGCTCCTCTCATTTGGCTGCAACTTTACGCGCTGCCGCGATTTTGTTGAAGGTGCAATCGGGTTGGAACTGGTTTGTGGAATTGAGTGCATTGGATTATCCTTTATTGACTCAGGATG ATTTATCCCACGTGTTCTCCTCTATTACAAGAGACCTTAATTTCATCGACCACACCAGTGATCTTGGGTGGAAAGA ATCTCAAAGGTTCCAGCCAATTGTTGTTGACCCTGGAATTTACCTTGCGAGGAGGAGCCAGATTTTTTATGCTACCGAGAAGCGTGGAATACCCGAGGGTTTCAAAGTGTTCACAG GTTCCCGATGGATCATCTTGAGCCGATCATTTCTTGAATTTTGCATTCTGGGTTGGGATAATCTTCCTCGAATGCTTCTTATGTACTTCAACAATGTGATATTATCTGAAGAAGCATATTTCCACTCTGTCATATGCAATGCACCAGAATTTAAGAATTCTACTTTAAACAGTGATCTAAGATATATGGTCTGGGACAATCCTCCGAAGATGGACCCacattttttaaacatttctgATTACGATCAAATGGCTCAAAGTGGAGCAGCTTTTGCGAGACAGTTCAAGAGCAATGATCCTATTTTGGATATGATTGATGAGAAGATCCTCAAGCGTGGATTTAATCGAGCTGCTCCGGGTGCATGGTGCACTGGCCGAAGAAGCTGGTGGATGGATCCTTGCTCTCAGTGGGGCGATGTTAATGTCGTTAAGCCTGGGCCCCAGGCTAAAAAATTTGAGGAAACTATCAGAGACCTTCTTGATGAGTGGAATTCACAGATGAATCAATGCAAATGA
- the LOC126679839 gene encoding pentatricopeptide repeat-containing protein At1g71060, mitochondrial, giving the protein MSHRRNLHLLSKFPKRLHLYTTHHRVLTTQSFTTHLEQTPPDKITQNTEKICRILSENPNSTLKTLLHGLPIEASPPLVLEVLKRLTNAGVLALSFFRWAENQKGFIHTTDSYNALIESLGKIKQFNMIWNLVSEMKLKGLLTKDTFALISRRYARARRVKEAVNTFEKLQKFGFDIESTDFNRLLDTLSKSRQVQSAHEVFDKMKKRRFAPDIKSYTILLEGWGQERNLLKLDEVYREMKDEGFEPDVVTYGILINAYCKARKYDDAIVLFREMEAKNCQPSPHIFCTLINGLGSVKRLREALEFFDRSRASGFAPEAPTYNAVVGAYCWSMRMDEAYRTVDEMRKCGIGPSSRTYDIILHHLIKAQKTAEAFSVFERMLCEKECEPTLSSYEIIVRMFCNMDRVDRAIATWDQMKAKGILPGMHMFCVLINSLCHENKLDLACKYFEEMLNVGIRPPAALFSHLKQTLLEKGMKDTAVLLAQKLDKLRKTPFVG; this is encoded by the coding sequence ATGAGCCACCGTCGAAATTTGCATCTCTTATCAAAATTCCCCAAAAGACTCCATCTTTACACTACCCATCATCGAGTTCTTACTACCCAATCATTTACTACCCATTTGGAGCAAACCCCACCTGACAAAATCACACAAAACACAGAAAAAATCTGCAGAATATTATCAGAAAACCCGAATTCAACCTTAAAAACTTTACTCCATGGTCTCCCAATTGAGGCATCACCGCCTTTAGTATTAGAGGTTTTAAAAAGATTAACCAATGCAGGCGTTCTTGCATTATCATTCTTCAGATGGGCAGAGAATCAAAAAGGGTTCATTCACACCACTGATAGCTACAATGCTTTGATAGAATCATTAGGCAAGATCAAGCAATTTAACATGATATGGAATTTAGTTTCTGAAATGAAGCTTAAAGGGCTATTAACTAAGGACACTTTTGCATTGATTTCTAGGAGATATGCACGAGCTAGGAGAGTTAAAGAAGCTGTGAATACATTTGAGAAACTTCAGAAGTTTGGGTTCGACATTGAGTCGACGGATTTTAATAGACTGCTCGATACTTTGAGCAAGTCGAGGCAGGTGCAGAGCGCACACGaggtgtttgataaaatgaaaaagagaaggTTTGCGCCGGATATTAAATCGTATACTATATTGCTGGAGGGTTGGGGTCAAGAGAGGAATTTGTTGAAGTTGGATGAGGTTTATAGGGAGATGAAAGATGAGGGGTTTGAACCGGATGTTGTGACTTACGGTATTCTTATTAATGCTTATTGTAAGGCTCGGAAGTATGATGATGCCATTGTGTTGTTTCGTGAGATGGAAGCTAAGAATTGCCAGCCTAGTCCTCATATATTTTGTACTTTAATTAATGGGTTAGGTTCCGTAAAGAGGCTGCGTGAAGCTTTAGAGTTTTTTGATAGATCAAGGGCGAGTGGATTTGCACCTGAGGCTCCGACCTACAATGCAGTTGTGGGAGCTTATTGTTGGTCGATGAGGATGGATGAGGCGTATAGGACGGTTGATGAGATGAGGAAATGTGGGATTGGTCCGAGCTCGAGAACTTATGATATAATTCTTCATCATTTGATAAAGGCTCAAAAGACAGCAGAGGCTTTTTCAGTTTTTGAGAGAATGTTATGTGAAAAAGAATGTGAACCGACTTTAAGTAGCTATGAGATCATAGTTAGGATGTTTTGTAATATGGATAGAGTGGATCGAGCCATAGCGACTTGGGATCAGATGAAGGCTAAAGGGATCCTTCCTGGTATGCATATGTTCTGTGTATTAATCAACAGTTTGTGCCATGAAAATAAGCTAGATCTAGCTTGCAAATACTTTGAGGAGATGTTGAATGTGGGCATTCGGCCTCCGGCTGCTTTGTTTAGTCATCTGAAACAAACTCTTCTTGAGAAGGGAATGAAGGATACTGCTGTGCTTTTGGCACAGAAGCTTGATAAGCTCAGGAAAACGCCATTTGTTGGTTGA